In Bombus huntii isolate Logan2020A chromosome 3, iyBomHunt1.1, whole genome shotgun sequence, a single genomic region encodes these proteins:
- the LOC126863834 gene encoding zinc finger protein 236-like isoform X3, which translates to MENHAEEKPHRCPKCSASFNVPTNFTLHMATHNTGEPKCPECGKKFARMASLKSHMLLHEKEENLFCTECEDAFSTKTQLDAHLKLHGEKWTIEEVRKCKLCNKQFSQPALYRLHIREHYRLQTKVVKQTKRGTKHKTMYKCTICLKSFQKPSQLMRHIRVHTGEKPFKCTDCGRAFTQKSSLQIHTWQHNGIRPHACEFCNAKFSQKGNLNAHIMRVHNVPEGEPIYGCNYCSCVFKKLGSLNGHMKRMHTDVNEENSINDNTHSSNTVESDIRSTVDSVITQLASLESDIHQTTESSNFEPRLLSENVTKKDILQQALKNSGLPSKNKIASEEIKKFGARVNFVTLLDRAPDGDTRKYLTIKQRCVGNVRWYACTFCHKEFKKPSDLIRHLRVHTQEKPFKCTHCYRSFALKSTMIAHERTHSSVKRYACGSCEKAFVCHSSLIAHTRLHAKSENCSNKTTDNDKDPDTYAVIDADIYPTDQSKNQIKGKLKLSPEAESLIPQVILQEPLVISDTGNKISVVSSGKEKRAYDTSTDHARPHKCWICQAAFRKISHLKQHHRRHTGERPYKCTKCDRRFTSNSVLKSHLHTHEDSRPYGCSLCNAKFSTQSSMKRHLVTHSNKRPFMCPYCHKTFKTYVNCRKHMKIHKHELAQRQLEQQKIRIQEQASDKSNMKESSKQEAALESSSSSSASITTINSTITSNISVTTTATTSTTPTTVTTSSSTFSDNLALSRLGSVELSFQSQLGSELSQAFPEFQNITEGKEKIRPVLATNCDTTTFINQNVAGIAVTNLENSPILQADEAGSVTLPVYSGDQTLTPESIREIEETLNQQFFNIGMNLNLGGNHSRHSSSTNTSDFSHMKEQQQPVLNVIYENNNNSNCNSNVESAGEHVFSTQLDSFEMDHITLQSDTEIDIGLDTRNSTSMASILPRNVKDEHRLSVCVTTPDNINVEQSEKSGVQAVVFVSQPNFSKKENITNEFTVEETQKNSIHKQCIINPIFFTEDFRGTSQDFKIQSNMHALSSDVPEIVKTATGKISRGQSLLQCHMCSQQGFTTVGLKEHLTSHRGTKEYQCTECSSKFYTNGGLNRHSKIHVVKQPFKCLSCEKQFNNRIQLLSHSKIHETSIWNASGMNDNSDNSTFLSEVHQPRIANDHSPLHNIMIEPDSAVSEKVLLDTVAEKEVMDQVEILLEKKERKEYTNKCKYCPKTFRKPSDLIRHVRTHTGERPYKCDYCSKSFAVKCTLDSHTKVHTGKKTFRCHVCNSLFATKGSLKVHMRLHTGSKPFRCPICDSRFRTSGHRKVHLLKHAREHKDNPKRKQRHLKVAVIAEVATDLEKCDGKEEKMNNFEPKQQIAQEQQLSQAVAGLTSHLEAYSIETAASCLSDQINFDTEGIVSNNNQTIVSINENNQLVTNLHFLLTNGLVTIQTEESLLSQSSASPANNSQHRPAGVPDTGCALTTPSVVSDTNEQHAKDEIHIEQMLKTPANNCLLAISTVTPSLERQLEPFSKVITEKTLPVVANKPTIKGNPSKKECDICGKIFTKPYQVERHKRIHTGERPYKCDLCTKSFAQKSTLQMHQKHHTGDRPYACSYCEYSFTQKGNLRTHVKRVHQLDTVDIRKWKRSRQSFLPKTSLQENMIEAKSLNLDNISFVELLK; encoded by the exons ATGGAAAATCATGCAGAAGAAAAACCACATCGATGTCCAAAATGTTCTGCATCGTTCAACGTGCCG ACAAATTTTACACTTCACATGGCAACGCATAATACAGGTGAACCGAAATGTCCAGAATGTGGGAAAAAATTTGCAAGAATGGCTAGCTTAAAGTCTCATATGTTGTTacatgaaaaagaagaaaacttatTCTGTACAGAATGCGAAGATGCTTTCTCGACAAAG ACTCAATTAGATGCACATTTAAAGCTACATGGGGAAAAGTGGACGATTGAAGAAGTacgaaaatgtaaattatgtaATAAACAGTTCAGTCAACCTGCCTTATATAGACTTCATATTCGTGAGCACTATAGG TTGCAGACAAAAGTAGTAAAACAAACGAAAAGAGGGACAaaacacaaaacaatgtaTAAGTGTACCATATGTTTGAAGTCTTTTCAGAAGCCAAGTCAATTGATGCGGCATATTAGAGTGCATACTGGTGAAAAACCTTTCAAA TGTACAGACTGCGGTCGTGCATTCACGCAAAAGAGTTCGCTGCAAATTCATACGTGGCAACACAATGGTATTCGACCTCATGCTTGTGAGTTTTGCAATGCCAAGTTTAGTCAGAAAG GTAATTTGAATGCTCATATAATGAGAGTTCACAATGTCCCAGAGGGAGAACCTATATACGGATGTAATTATTGTTCATGCGTGTTTAAAAAACTCGGCAGTTTGAATGGTCACATGAAACGTATGCATACCGATGTAAACGAG GAGAATAGCATTAATGACAATACTCATTCGAGTAATACCGTGGAGTCTGATATACGTTCAACAGTTGATAGTGTTATAACACAACTGGCATCTTTAGAATCCGATATTCATCAAACTACAGAATCGTCAAATTTCGAACCGCGTTTATTATCGGAAAACGTAACgaaaaaggatattttacAACAAGCATTGAAAAACAGTGGTCTTcctagtaaaaataaaattgcttcTGAAG AGATAAAGAAGTTTGGAGCTCGTGTTAATTTTGTAACATTATTGGATCGAGCGCCTGATGGTGATACGAG aaaatatttgacaataaAACAACGATGCGTAGGAAACGTGAGATGGTACGCGTGTACATTTTGTCACAAAGAATTCAAAAAACCGTCAGATTTGATACGCCACTTGCGTGTTCATACGCAAGAAAAGCCTTTTAAG TGCACCCACTGTTATCGTTCGTTCGCTTTGAAATCTACTATGATAGCACACGAACGTACGCATTCAAGTGTTAAACGTTATGCTTGTGGTTCCTGCGAGAAAGCATTCGTGTGCCATAGTAGTTTAATTGCACATACTAG ATTGCATGCAAAGTCCGAAAATTGTTCAAATAAAACCACTGACAATGATAAGGATCCCGACACATATGCAGTAATTGATGCTGACATTTATCCCACTGATCAATCGAAAAATCAAATAAAgggtaaattaaaattatcacCGGAAGCAGAAAGCTTGATTCCTCAAGTTATCTTGCAAGAACCGTTGGTAATTAGTGATacaggaaataaaatttccgtGGTATCTTCGGGAAAGGAAAAACGTGCTTATGATACATCTACTGATCATGCCAGACCCCACAAATGTTGGATTTGTCAGGCGGCATTTAGAAAGATCAGTCACTTGAAGCAACATCATCGCCGCCACACTGGAGAACGTCCATATAAATGCACAAAATGCGATAG GAGATTTACATCGAATAGTGTTCTAAAATCGCATTTGCATACTCACGAAGATTCGAGACCATACGGTTGTTCTCTTTGTAATGCGAAATTTTCTACACAAAGCAGCATGAAAAGACACTTGGTTACTCACAGTAATAAAAGACCGTTCATGTGCCCTTATTGTCACAAGACTTTCAAAACTTACGTCAATTGTCGGAAACACATGAAAATACATAAGCATGAACTGGCACAACGG CAATTGGAACAACAGAAAATCAGAATACAAGAACAAGCTTCAGACAAGTCAAATATGAAGGAAAGTTCTAAACAAGAAGCGGCTCTTGAATCGTCTTCCTCCTCTTCTGCCTCTATCACTACAATTAATTCCACTATTACCAGCAACATCTCCGTCACTACCACTGCCACTACCAGTACCACCCCTACCACCGTCACAACTTCCTCTTCTACGTTTTCAGATAATCTTGCACTTTCTCGTCTTGGATCGGTTGAATTGTCATTTCAATCACAGCTCGGATCAGAGCTTTCACAAGCTTTTCCCGAGTTTCAAAATATAActgaaggaaaggaaaaaataagaCCAGTTTTAGCAACAAATTGCGATACTACAACGTTTATTAATC aaAATGTAGCGGGAATAGCTGTAACAAATCTTGAAAATTCACCAATATTACAAGCTGATGAAGCTGGTTCAGTCACGTTGCCCGTTTACTCTGGCGATCAGACACTTACACCG GAAAGTATACGAGAAATAGAAGAAACTTTAAATCAACAGTTTTTTAATATCGGGATGAATCTTAACTTGGGAGGTAATCACTCGAGACATTCGAGTAGTACAAACACGAGTGATTTTAGTCATATGAAAGAGCAACAGCAACCTGTATTGAATgttatatatgaaaataataataacagtaACTGTAATAGTAACGTAGAATCAGCTGGAGAACATGTATTTTCGACGCAATTAGATTCATTTGAGATGGACCATATTACTTTGCAA TCGGATACTGAAATTGACATTGGACTAGATACAAGAAATTCAACTAGTATGGCGAGTATACTACCTAGAAATGTAAAAGATGAACATCGTCTTTCTGTTTGTGTTACAACACCAGATAACATAAATGTTGAACAATCAGAAAAGTCTGGTGTGCAAGCGGTTGTATTTGTTTCCCAGCCAAACTTCTCCAAAAAAGAGAATATAACAAATGAATTTACTGTAGAAGAAACCCAGAAGAACAGTATTCACAAACAATGTATAATCAACCCAATATTCTTTAC AGAAGACTTTCGGGGAACATCACAAGATTTCAAGATTCAGTCAAATATGCACGCTTTGTCATCCGATGTTCCAGAAATCGTTAAAACCGCTACGGGCAAAATATCCCGTGGACAATCTCTATTACAGTGTCACATGTGTAGCCAACAAGGATTCACGACAGTTGGTTTAAAG GAACATTTGACAAGCCATCGCGGAACGAAGGAATATCAGTGCACAGAGTGCTCTTCTAAATTTTACACAAATGGTGGATTAAATAGACATTCGAAGATTCATGTCGTCAAGCA ACCATTTAAATGTTTATCGTGTGAGAAGCAGTTTAACAATAGGATCCAATTACTATCACATAGTAAAATTCATGAAACTTCAATATGGAATGCTTCAGGGATGAATGATAATTCAGATAATTCGACGTTTTTATCGGAAGTGCATCAACCGCGGATTGCAAATGATCATTCACCATTACATAATATTATGATAGAACCCGATTCTGCCGTTTCTGAGAAAGTTCTGTTGGATACAGTAGCTGAAAAAGAAGTAATGGATCAAGTAGAA ATTTTGTTGGAAAAGAAGGAACGAAAAGAGTATACAAACAAATGTAAATATTGTCCGAAAACTTTTCGCAAGCCAAGCGATCTTATAAGACATGTACGCACACACACAGGAGAACGACCATACAAGTGCGATTATTGCAGTAAAAGTTTTGCCGTAAAATGTACTTTGGATTCTCATACAAAAGTTCATACGGGAAAAAAGACATTTCGCTGCCATGTGTGCAATAGTTTATTTGCGACTAAAGGTAGCTTGAAAGTTCACATGCGTTTACATACCG GTTCGAAACCATTTAGATGCCCTATATGCGATTCGAGATTTCGAACATCCGGCCATAGGAAAGTACACTTATTGAAACATGCACGCGAACACAAAGATAATCCAAAGAGAAAACAAAGACATTTGAAGGTTGCAGTCATAGCTGAAGTAGCGACTGATCTTGAGAAATGTGAcggaaaggaagagaaaatgaataattttgaGCCAAAGCAGCAAATAGCACAGGAGCAGCAGCTATCACAGGCAGTTGCAGGATTAACGTCCCATTTAGAAGCATATAGTATTGAAACAGCTGCTTCCTGTTTATCTGatcaaattaatttcgatACAGAAGGTATCGTATCGAACAACAATCAAACGATAGTGTCCATAAACGAAAACAATCAGTTAGTTACGAATTTACACTTTCTTCTGACAAATGGTCTTGTTACTATACAAACCGAAGAATCGTTGTTATCACAATCATCTGCATCACCAGCTAACAATTCGCAGCATCGACCGGCTGGGGTTCCCGATACTGGGTGTGCACTAACAACACCCAGCGTCGTATCTGATACTAACGAACAACATGCCAAGGATGAAATTCATATAGAACAAATGTTAAAAACGCCAGCAAATAATTGTCTTTTAGCGATATCAACCGTGACACCTTCATTGGAACGACAGCTGGAACCATTTTCAAAGGTGATTACGGAAAAAACGTTACCAGTAGTAGCCAATAAACCGACGATTAAAGGGAATCCATCGAAAAAGGAATGCGACATTTGTgggaaaatatttacaaaaccGTATCAAGTCGAAAGACATAAACGAATTCATACGGGTGAACGGCCATACAAGTGTGATCTATGTACGAAATCATTTGCCCAAAAGTCAACTCTACAGATGCATCAAAAACACCACACTGGCGATCGACCCTACGCTTGTTCGTACTGTGAATATTCTTTTACGCAAAAGGGCAATCTTCGAACACATGTTAAACGCGTACATCAACTGGATACTGTTGACATCAGGAAATGGAAACGTAGCCGTCAATCCTTCCTACCTAAAACATCTCTTCAGGAAAACATGATCGAAGCTAAGAGTCTAAATTTAGACAACATATCGTTTGTAGAGCTGCTTAAATAG